A window of the Gordonia humi genome harbors these coding sequences:
- a CDS encoding zinc-binding dehydrogenase: protein MRIRGAVLEEIGRSTPYSDSLPLTISDVDLDDPAPGELLVRIEAAGLCHSDLSVVDGNRVRPVPMLLGHEAAGIVEGVGAAADEALIGRRVVMTFLPRCGDCDGCRTQGRTPCTVGSAANNQGVLLAGGTRLDRGGSPVAHHLGVSGFATHAVVDRRSVVPVDDDVPPAVAAVLGCAVLTGGGALLNAAPPAETDSVMIVGLGGVGMAALLVAAALGVREVIAVDAVPEKLALARRLGADRAFAPHELDGVRADVVVEAAGSARAFETAVAATAVGGTTVTVGLPAPSATATISPLTLVAEARTVIGSYLGSAVPSRDIPRYVELWRAGRLPLEKLITARVGLDEINEAMDALAAGLQIRQVIEF, encoded by the coding sequence ATGAGGATCCGCGGAGCAGTACTCGAAGAAATCGGCCGCAGCACCCCGTACTCGGACTCGCTTCCGTTGACGATCTCCGATGTCGACCTCGACGATCCCGCACCGGGCGAACTGCTGGTCCGCATCGAGGCCGCGGGACTGTGCCACTCGGATCTGTCCGTCGTCGACGGCAATCGAGTACGTCCGGTCCCGATGCTGCTCGGTCACGAGGCCGCGGGCATCGTCGAAGGGGTCGGCGCTGCGGCGGACGAGGCGCTGATCGGACGCCGCGTGGTGATGACGTTCCTCCCCCGCTGCGGCGACTGCGACGGCTGCCGGACGCAGGGCCGCACCCCGTGCACGGTGGGCTCCGCGGCGAACAACCAGGGTGTCCTCCTCGCGGGCGGCACCCGACTCGATCGGGGCGGCTCGCCGGTGGCTCACCACCTCGGTGTCTCCGGCTTCGCGACGCACGCCGTGGTGGACCGTCGTTCGGTGGTCCCCGTCGACGACGACGTCCCGCCCGCCGTGGCGGCCGTCCTCGGCTGCGCCGTCCTGACCGGTGGCGGCGCCCTCCTGAACGCCGCGCCTCCGGCCGAGACCGACAGCGTGATGATCGTCGGTCTCGGCGGAGTGGGAATGGCCGCGCTGCTCGTGGCCGCGGCCCTCGGTGTGCGCGAGGTGATCGCCGTCGACGCGGTGCCCGAAAAGCTCGCGCTCGCGCGCCGGCTCGGCGCGGACCGTGCGTTCGCCCCGCACGAACTCGACGGCGTCCGCGCCGACGTCGTCGTCGAGGCGGCGGGCAGTGCGCGCGCGTTCGAGACGGCGGTGGCCGCGACGGCGGTCGGCGGCACCACCGTCACCGTCGGGCTGCCCGCACCGTCGGCGACGGCGACGATCTCGCCGCTGACCCTGGTGGCCGAGGCGCGCACCGTCATCGGCAGCTATCTGGGGTCCGCCGTGCCCTCGCGGGACATCCCGCGCTACGTCGAACTGTGGCGCGCGGGCCGACTGCCGTTGGAGAAGCTGATCACCGCACGCGTCGGCCTGGACGAGATCAACGAGGCGATGGACGCGCTCGCCGCCGGCCTGCAGATCCGCCAGGTCATCGAGTTCTGA
- a CDS encoding acyl-CoA thioesterase, protein MTSAFDAHELSSYRATWSLDTRWEDNDHYGHVNNVKYYSYFDTAVNGWLMEATGVDTRDLSAIGVVAESACSFLSSVSFPDKVTVGIALERLGRSSITYSLALFVDGDSPVCAATCRFVHVYVDGQSRRPVPVPAEIAAVAAPLVVG, encoded by the coding sequence ATGACTTCCGCGTTCGACGCCCACGAGCTGAGCAGCTACCGTGCGACCTGGTCGCTCGACACCAGGTGGGAGGACAACGACCACTACGGACACGTCAACAATGTGAAGTACTACTCGTACTTCGACACCGCGGTGAACGGCTGGCTGATGGAGGCGACGGGCGTCGACACCCGCGATCTGTCGGCGATCGGCGTCGTCGCCGAGTCGGCGTGCAGTTTCCTGTCCTCGGTGTCGTTCCCGGACAAGGTGACCGTCGGCATCGCCCTGGAACGTCTCGGTCGCAGCAGCATCACCTACAGCCTCGCGCTGTTCGTCGACGGCGACTCTCCGGTCTGCGCCGCCACCTGTCGATTCGTCCACGTGTACGTCGACGGGCAGTCCCGTCGCCCGGTCCCGGTGCCCGCCGAGATCGCCGCCGTCGCCGCACCCCTGGTCGTCGGCTAG
- a CDS encoding alpha/beta hydrolase, with protein sequence MLHTHLFGSDDPAAPTVLALHGLTGHGRRWGRLADLLPGVRMIAPDLLGHGHSPWEPPWGVADNVAAVAATLNEHHRGDRPVVVVAHSFGSAVAIALAHARPDLVAGLVLLDPAQGLNPTQARVYAELSQAHWGHPDAESAVAAKRSEGWSQVADEILADEVEHHLAPGGPGVVWRVSAPAVATAWSEMARPFRLPPEGLPTHVVVADRVNPPFVRPEFLTACAADRPTTVTVHHVDAEHMVPFLAPDVCARLVRDLVDACLR encoded by the coding sequence ATGCTGCACACGCATCTGTTCGGCTCCGACGATCCGGCAGCGCCGACCGTGCTCGCGCTGCACGGGCTCACCGGCCACGGACGGCGGTGGGGTCGCCTGGCCGATCTGCTGCCCGGCGTGCGGATGATCGCGCCCGATCTTCTCGGGCACGGGCACAGCCCGTGGGAGCCGCCCTGGGGTGTCGCCGACAACGTCGCCGCGGTCGCCGCGACGCTGAACGAACATCATCGCGGCGACCGTCCCGTCGTCGTGGTGGCGCACTCGTTCGGCTCGGCCGTCGCGATCGCACTGGCCCACGCGCGGCCCGACCTCGTCGCAGGCCTCGTTCTCCTCGATCCGGCACAGGGCCTCAATCCGACCCAGGCGAGGGTGTACGCCGAACTCTCCCAAGCGCATTGGGGTCATCCCGACGCGGAGTCGGCGGTGGCCGCCAAACGCTCCGAGGGCTGGTCGCAGGTGGCCGACGAGATCCTCGCCGATGAGGTGGAGCATCATCTCGCCCCGGGCGGCCCCGGCGTGGTGTGGCGGGTGTCGGCGCCCGCTGTCGCGACCGCGTGGAGCGAGATGGCGCGGCCGTTCCGGCTCCCGCCGGAAGGCCTCCCGACGCACGTCGTGGTCGCCGACCGGGTGAACCCGCCGTTCGTCCGTCCCGAATTCCTCACCGCGTGCGCCGCGGACCGTCCGACGACGGTGACCGTGCACCACGTCGACGCCGAGCACATGGTGCCGTTCCTGGCGCCTGACGTCTGCGCGCGGCTGGTCCGCGACCTGGTGGACGCATGCCTGCGGTGA
- a CDS encoding MGMT family protein, with the protein MPAVTEEQVETVRALVAAIPSGRVRTYGDLADEAGLSNARIVGWIMRTDGSDLPWHRVVPASGRPASAVRSRQLELLRAEGTPLVDGRIVMSRARA; encoded by the coding sequence ATGCCTGCGGTGACCGAGGAACAGGTCGAGACGGTTCGCGCCCTCGTCGCGGCCATCCCGTCCGGCCGCGTCCGGACCTACGGCGACCTCGCCGACGAGGCAGGCCTGTCGAATGCGCGCATCGTCGGCTGGATCATGCGTACCGACGGCTCAGATCTCCCGTGGCACCGCGTGGTTCCGGCGAGCGGTCGCCCCGCGTCGGCCGTCCGCAGCCGTCAGCTGGAGTTGCTCCGCGCGGAGGGGACGCCGTTGGTCGACGGCCGAATCGTCATGAGTCGAGCGCGAGCATAG
- a CDS encoding TIGR02569 family protein: MTTIVEPPEQVLTTFGLTAHPPIAMDGVGWRVGEVVLSLVPDHARAAWSATARENLYVEGMRIARPIRASDGRYVVSGWRADTYVAGSPEPRHDEVLAVADRLHAATAKFERPRFLLQPPAPPFSDVDVFTAADRAAWEDTPMRSARGAGMAEPSSEDGQRSAAEVKTLAALRKSVDLPSQVVHGDLFGTVLFAGAAAPAITDVVPYWRPASWASAVIVVDALAWGGAEEELVERWAHLPEWPQMLLRATMFRLAVHALHPRSTAGALPGLLRVVDIVRMMV, encoded by the coding sequence GTGACCACCATTGTCGAGCCGCCCGAGCAGGTCCTGACCACGTTCGGACTCACCGCGCATCCGCCGATCGCGATGGACGGCGTCGGCTGGCGGGTCGGCGAAGTGGTGCTGTCGCTGGTCCCCGACCATGCGCGGGCCGCGTGGTCGGCCACCGCGAGGGAGAACCTGTACGTCGAGGGCATGCGCATCGCGCGCCCGATCCGAGCGTCCGACGGAAGGTACGTCGTCTCCGGGTGGCGCGCCGACACCTATGTGGCGGGCAGCCCGGAGCCGCGACACGACGAGGTCCTGGCCGTCGCCGACCGACTCCACGCGGCCACCGCGAAGTTCGAGCGCCCGCGATTCCTGCTGCAGCCGCCCGCTCCGCCGTTCAGCGACGTCGACGTGTTCACCGCCGCGGACCGCGCCGCGTGGGAGGACACTCCGATGCGATCGGCGCGGGGCGCGGGCATGGCCGAGCCGAGCAGCGAGGACGGTCAGCGCAGTGCCGCGGAGGTGAAGACCCTCGCCGCACTCCGCAAGTCCGTCGATCTGCCGTCGCAGGTCGTACACGGCGACCTGTTCGGCACAGTTCTGTTCGCCGGTGCGGCCGCGCCCGCGATCACCGATGTGGTGCCGTACTGGCGACCGGCGTCGTGGGCGTCCGCGGTGATCGTCGTCGACGCGTTGGCGTGGGGCGGCGCGGAGGAGGAACTCGTCGAACGCTGGGCACACCTTCCGGAGTGGCCGCAGATGCTGCTGCGCGCCACCATGTTCCGTCTGGCGGTGCATGCTCTGCACCCGCGGTCCACCGCGGGTGCGTTACCCGGACTTCTGCGCGTGGTCGACATCGTCCGGATGATGGTCTGA
- a CDS encoding DUF2277 domain-containing protein, whose amino-acid sequence MCRNIKPLFNFEPPVTDDEVHAASLQFVRKVSGYNSPSQANAAAFERAVDEIAEVTRRLMADLTTAAPPKDRAIEAQKARARAEKRFASQAG is encoded by the coding sequence ATGTGCCGCAACATCAAGCCACTGTTCAATTTCGAGCCGCCCGTCACCGACGACGAGGTGCACGCCGCGAGTCTGCAGTTCGTGCGGAAAGTGTCCGGCTACAACAGTCCGAGCCAGGCCAACGCGGCCGCGTTCGAGCGGGCCGTCGACGAGATCGCCGAGGTCACCCGCCGTTTGATGGCCGATCTGACCACCGCGGCCCCGCCGAAGGACCGTGCGATCGAGGCGCAGAAGGCACGCGCGCGGGCCGAGAAGCGATTCGCATCACAGGCGGGATGA
- the moeZ gene encoding adenylyltransferase/sulfurtransferase MoeZ, producing MALPDAVTALPPLVEPGDELTRDEVARYSRHLIIPDVGTTGQRRLKNARVLVMGAGGLGSPTMLYLAAAGVGTIGIVDFDTVDESNLQRQIIHGVADLNRPKTHSARDSIGELNPSVNVVLHEQRLEPADAVDLFSRYDLIVDGTDNFATRYLCNDAAVLAGKPLVWGSIYRFDGQVSVFWEAAPDGRGVNLRDLYPQAPPPGTVPSCAEGGVLGVLCASVGSIMATEAIKLICGLGESLLGRLMTYDALAMNYRTLRIEKDPAGVQITALIDYDEFCGVVADDAAAAAEGATWTPAELRAALDGPEPPAVIDVREPVEFEINRIPGAVLIPRDEVIGGRALGDLPHDRRIVVYCKTGVRSAQALAALHREGFHDAVHLGGGIAAWASTVDPEMPVY from the coding sequence ATGGCCCTTCCCGACGCTGTGACCGCGTTGCCGCCGCTGGTCGAACCCGGCGATGAGCTCACGCGCGACGAGGTCGCGCGGTACAGCAGGCACCTGATCATCCCGGACGTCGGGACGACCGGGCAGCGCCGCTTGAAGAACGCCCGGGTCCTGGTGATGGGCGCGGGCGGACTCGGCTCGCCCACCATGCTCTATCTGGCCGCCGCAGGCGTGGGGACCATCGGGATCGTCGACTTCGACACCGTCGACGAGTCGAACCTGCAACGCCAGATCATCCACGGCGTGGCCGATCTGAATCGGCCCAAGACCCACAGCGCCCGTGACTCGATCGGTGAGCTGAACCCGTCGGTGAACGTGGTGCTGCACGAGCAGCGTCTGGAGCCGGCCGACGCGGTGGACCTGTTCTCCCGGTACGACCTGATCGTCGACGGAACCGACAACTTCGCCACCCGGTACCTGTGCAACGATGCGGCAGTACTAGCCGGGAAACCGCTCGTGTGGGGGTCGATCTACCGGTTCGACGGCCAGGTCTCGGTGTTCTGGGAGGCCGCTCCCGACGGTCGCGGAGTGAATCTGCGCGATCTGTACCCGCAGGCCCCGCCGCCGGGGACCGTCCCGTCGTGCGCGGAAGGCGGTGTGCTCGGTGTGCTCTGCGCATCCGTCGGCTCGATTATGGCGACCGAGGCGATCAAGCTGATCTGCGGCCTCGGCGAGTCACTGCTGGGGCGGCTGATGACCTACGATGCGCTGGCGATGAACTACCGCACGCTGCGGATCGAGAAGGATCCGGCGGGCGTCCAGATCACCGCGCTGATCGACTACGACGAGTTCTGCGGAGTCGTCGCCGACGATGCGGCGGCGGCCGCCGAGGGCGCCACGTGGACGCCCGCCGAGCTGCGCGCGGCGCTCGACGGGCCCGAGCCTCCCGCGGTGATCGACGTCCGCGAGCCCGTCGAGTTCGAGATCAACCGGATCCCCGGCGCGGTCCTGATTCCGCGCGACGAGGTGATCGGCGGCCGTGCGCTCGGCGATCTGCCCCACGATCGCCGTATCGTCGTCTACTGCAAGACGGGCGTCCGATCGGCGCAGGCGCTGGCGGCGCTGCACCGCGAGGGGTTCCACGACGCCGTCCACCTCGGCGGCGGCATCGCGGCGTGGGCGTCGACCGTCGACCCCGAGATGCCGGTGTACTGA
- a CDS encoding DUF3152 domain-containing protein, which translates to MTGNPEPGARGPRRPRPDQPLRARWDPIVDDPASGDEASETGAFTRFVQAFGWRAYAIPVLVIVTVVLVVMTVRGGGGDAASVATPTDARNTNINEQTHAIGAPTVEVQEDALPAGALPEGGPYTAKGDKEYRVVRGTGPKVGTGGQEYTYTVEVEKGIDPTQYSGDASFAKLVDTTLANKRSWIGDGKVSFRRVDSGEPDLRITLTSTDTARELCGYQIKIETSCYYPPEARVTLNEARWVRGATVFAGDDMTYRQYLINHEVGHGIGYEHHRPCEENGALAPIMMQQTFGTANSDILALDPDMKADRSLVCKPNAWPFPTL; encoded by the coding sequence GTGACCGGAAATCCTGAGCCCGGGGCGCGTGGCCCCCGTCGACCGCGGCCCGATCAGCCGCTGCGTGCGCGCTGGGACCCGATCGTCGACGACCCGGCGTCCGGCGACGAGGCGTCCGAGACCGGTGCGTTCACCCGTTTCGTGCAAGCCTTCGGCTGGCGCGCGTACGCGATCCCGGTGCTGGTGATCGTCACCGTCGTCCTGGTGGTGATGACGGTGCGCGGCGGCGGAGGCGACGCCGCGTCGGTCGCCACGCCGACCGACGCGCGCAACACGAACATCAACGAGCAGACCCATGCGATCGGTGCCCCGACCGTCGAGGTGCAGGAGGACGCGCTGCCCGCAGGCGCGCTGCCCGAGGGCGGGCCGTACACCGCCAAGGGCGACAAGGAGTACCGGGTGGTCCGAGGGACCGGCCCGAAGGTCGGCACCGGCGGCCAGGAGTACACCTACACGGTCGAGGTGGAGAAGGGGATCGACCCTACCCAGTACTCCGGCGACGCGTCGTTCGCGAAACTCGTCGACACCACGCTCGCCAACAAGCGCAGCTGGATCGGCGACGGGAAGGTGTCCTTCCGGCGCGTCGATTCGGGCGAACCGGATCTGCGGATCACGCTGACCTCCACCGACACCGCGCGGGAGTTGTGCGGGTATCAGATCAAGATCGAGACGTCCTGCTACTACCCGCCCGAGGCGCGAGTGACCCTGAACGAGGCGCGTTGGGTGCGCGGGGCCACCGTGTTCGCGGGCGACGACATGACCTACCGGCAGTACCTGATCAATCACGAGGTGGGCCACGGCATCGGCTACGAGCACCATCGCCCGTGCGAGGAGAACGGCGCGCTGGCGCCGATCATGATGCAGCAGACGTTCGGCACCGCCAACAGCGACATCCTGGCGCTCGATCCCGACATGAAGGCCGACCGTTCGCTGGTGTGCAAGCCGAACGCATGGCCCTTCCCGACGCTGTGA
- a CDS encoding TetR/AcrR family transcriptional regulator, whose protein sequence is MSTANSAAPATPQGRGQTRLPRSARRRQLLDAASEIFVERGYHSAGMDEIAIHAGVSKPVLYQHFPSKLDLYIAVVDSHGEKLVSDVTRALQATTDNRQRVQAAVQAFFDFIDEDNSGYRLIFASDAMDPAVIRRVEGASDACVDAVYGLVMQDSGLDPYRSRMLAAGLVGASQVNARYWVEANRPIDKASAVETTVALLWGGLAGVPMQDLAAQD, encoded by the coding sequence ATGTCGACCGCTAATTCCGCCGCGCCCGCCACTCCCCAGGGGCGCGGGCAGACGCGACTCCCCCGCAGCGCCCGGCGCCGCCAACTCCTTGACGCAGCCAGCGAGATCTTCGTCGAACGCGGATACCACTCGGCGGGTATGGACGAGATCGCCATCCATGCCGGGGTCAGTAAACCCGTTCTGTACCAACATTTCCCGTCGAAGCTGGATCTCTACATCGCGGTGGTCGACTCGCACGGGGAGAAGCTCGTCTCCGATGTGACCCGCGCGCTGCAGGCCACCACCGACAACCGACAGCGCGTACAGGCCGCCGTGCAGGCGTTCTTCGACTTCATCGACGAGGACAATTCGGGCTACCGTCTGATCTTCGCCTCCGACGCCATGGATCCCGCGGTGATCCGCCGGGTGGAGGGCGCCTCAGACGCCTGCGTCGACGCCGTGTACGGGCTGGTCATGCAGGATTCCGGTCTCGACCCGTACCGATCGCGCATGCTGGCGGCCGGACTGGTCGGGGCTAGTCAGGTGAACGCGCGCTACTGGGTGGAGGCCAACCGCCCGATCGACAAGGCGTCGGCCGTCGAGACCACCGTCGCGCTTCTGTGGGGCGGTCTGGCGGGCGTGCCGATGCAGGACCTCGCCGCACAGGACTGA
- a CDS encoding DUF3107 domain-containing protein — protein MSVEVKIGIDNNPRELALTTPATSEEVEAKVAAALDGTESVLALVDEKGSRVLVPSAKIAYIEVGSSESRRVGFGA, from the coding sequence ATGAGCGTTGAGGTGAAGATCGGCATCGACAACAATCCCCGGGAACTGGCACTGACCACCCCCGCCACCAGCGAGGAGGTGGAAGCGAAGGTCGCCGCCGCACTCGACGGAACGGAGTCGGTTCTGGCTCTGGTCGACGAGAAGGGCTCGCGGGTGCTCGTGCCGTCCGCGAAGATCGCCTACATCGAGGTCGGCAGCAGCGAATCGCGTCGCGTCGGATTCGGCGCCTGA
- a CDS encoding ferritin-like fold-containing protein, whose product MSNTSNADAKLYGLLLAGEFAACYRLVDESAMAPTTPDRIAIARLIAAEMAHFEELAQQVTAAGGDPEAAVAAYAKVFDDYHDVTTPSSWLEALVKMYIGDGLAADFYAELADAMPSSVEQVAASVMGSTGSSEFAVDRVRAALAADPSLRSPLALWGRRLLGEAITHMQWVLAEEDAVMDLLFAGDGTLATAATFFDGIAARHAQRMADLGLA is encoded by the coding sequence ATGTCGAACACCTCGAACGCTGACGCCAAGCTGTACGGACTCCTTCTGGCCGGGGAGTTCGCGGCCTGTTACCGACTGGTCGACGAGTCGGCCATGGCGCCCACGACGCCGGACCGGATCGCCATCGCGCGGTTGATCGCCGCCGAGATGGCGCACTTCGAGGAACTCGCGCAGCAGGTGACGGCGGCTGGCGGCGACCCGGAGGCGGCGGTGGCCGCCTACGCGAAGGTCTTCGACGACTACCACGACGTCACCACTCCGAGCTCGTGGCTCGAAGCCCTGGTCAAGATGTACATCGGCGACGGGCTGGCCGCGGACTTCTACGCCGAGCTCGCCGATGCGATGCCGAGTTCGGTCGAGCAGGTGGCGGCATCGGTCATGGGCAGCACCGGCTCGTCGGAGTTCGCCGTCGACCGGGTGCGCGCCGCGCTGGCCGCCGACCCGTCGCTGCGGTCGCCGCTCGCGCTCTGGGGCCGTCGACTCCTCGGGGAGGCGATCACGCACATGCAGTGGGTGCTCGCCGAGGAGGACGCGGTGATGGACCTGCTGTTCGCAGGCGACGGAACGCTGGCGACCGCGGCGACGTTCTTCGACGGCATCGCGGCTCGACACGCCCAGCGCATGGCCGATCTCGGTCTCGCGTGA
- a CDS encoding DEAD/DEAH box helicase, with protein sequence MSTDATVTDDDSIQTTIVDEDHQAPTFTELGVDPQIVAALEADGKVRTFAIQELTLPLALAGSDLIGQARTGMGKTYGFGVPMLHRLVNAEQSGLRALDTTPRALIIVPTRELCVQVTEDLETAAKGVQVTVDGTERPVRITSIYGGRPYEQQIAELQKGVDLVVGTPGRLLDLAQQGHLVLGKVGILVLDEADEMLDLGFLPDIERIMGALPTDRQTMLFSATMPGPIVTLARTFLNRPMHIRAEQANDSAVHERTTQYVYRAHALDKAELVARILQADGRGATMIFTRTKRTAQKVADDLAERGFKVGAVHGDLGQVAREKSLGRFRDGTIDVLVATDVAARGIDIDDVTHVINYQCPEDDKTYVHRIGRTGRAGRTGTAVTLVDWDELHRWELIDKALGLGMPEPVETYSTSDHLREELGIPAEADGRVAGARQTSEERREARADRPARKSTRTRRRTRGGQTADGAAAAAETASDTADSAESEPVAESGDDKPRRPRRRRHRSGGKPADEAATTD encoded by the coding sequence ATGAGCACTGACGCAACCGTCACCGACGACGATTCGATCCAGACGACGATCGTCGACGAGGACCACCAGGCGCCGACCTTCACCGAACTCGGCGTCGACCCGCAGATCGTCGCCGCCCTGGAGGCCGACGGCAAGGTCCGTACCTTCGCCATCCAGGAGTTGACTCTCCCGCTGGCCCTGGCGGGCAGCGACCTGATCGGGCAGGCCCGCACCGGCATGGGCAAGACCTACGGGTTCGGAGTACCGATGCTGCACCGCCTGGTCAACGCCGAACAGTCCGGTCTGCGTGCGCTCGACACCACGCCGCGCGCCCTGATCATCGTCCCCACCCGCGAACTGTGTGTGCAGGTGACCGAGGATCTGGAGACCGCAGCGAAGGGCGTGCAGGTCACCGTCGACGGCACCGAGCGCCCGGTCCGCATCACCTCGATCTACGGCGGCCGTCCGTACGAGCAGCAGATCGCCGAGCTGCAGAAGGGCGTCGACCTCGTCGTCGGCACCCCCGGCCGACTGCTCGACCTCGCCCAGCAGGGCCACCTCGTCCTCGGCAAGGTCGGCATCCTGGTGCTCGACGAGGCCGACGAGATGCTCGACCTCGGCTTCCTCCCCGACATCGAGCGCATCATGGGCGCGCTGCCGACCGACCGGCAGACCATGCTGTTCTCGGCCACCATGCCGGGTCCGATCGTCACCCTGGCCCGCACGTTCCTCAACCGGCCGATGCACATCCGCGCCGAGCAGGCCAACGACTCGGCGGTGCACGAGCGCACCACGCAGTACGTCTACCGCGCGCACGCCCTCGACAAGGCCGAACTCGTCGCCCGCATCCTGCAGGCCGACGGCCGCGGGGCCACGATGATCTTCACGCGCACCAAGCGCACCGCCCAGAAGGTGGCCGACGACCTCGCCGAACGCGGCTTCAAGGTCGGCGCCGTGCACGGCGACCTCGGTCAGGTGGCCCGCGAGAAGTCCCTCGGACGGTTCCGCGACGGGACCATCGACGTCCTGGTCGCCACCGACGTCGCGGCCCGCGGCATCGACATCGACGACGTCACGCATGTCATCAACTACCAGTGTCCCGAGGACGACAAGACCTATGTGCACCGCATCGGCCGCACCGGTCGGGCCGGCCGCACCGGTACGGCGGTGACCCTCGTCGACTGGGACGAACTGCACCGGTGGGAGCTCATCGACAAGGCGCTCGGCCTCGGCATGCCCGAGCCGGTCGAGACCTACTCGACATCCGACCATCTGCGCGAGGAGCTCGGCATCCCGGCCGAGGCCGACGGCCGCGTCGCCGGGGCCCGGCAGACGTCCGAGGAGCGACGCGAGGCACGCGCCGACCGCCCGGCCCGCAAGTCCACCCGCACCCGCCGTCGCACACGCGGCGGACAGACCGCCGACGGTGCGGCCGCGGCCGCCGAGACCGCTTCGGACACCGCCGATTCGGCCGAATCGGAACCGGTGGCGGAGTCCGGCGACGACAAGCCGCGTCGCCCGCGTCGCCGTCGTCACCGTTCGGGCGGCAAGCCCGCAGACGAGGCCGCGACCACCGACTGA
- a CDS encoding ParA family protein, producing MTRILAIANQKGGVAKTTTTASVGAALAAQDLSVLVVDLDPQGCLTFSLGHDPDQITASVHDVLIGAEDITDVLLDTDDQVTLLPATIDLAGAEALLLMRPGREYALKRALAEVSQDYDVVLIDCPPSLGVLTLNGLTAADEVAIPLQCETLAHRGVGQLLRTVTEVQQITNPELKILGTVATLFDARTTHSRDVLADVADRYDMPVLNPPIPRTVRFAEASASGASVMRGRKNKGATAYRELAENLREYWGGAELATYELTE from the coding sequence ATGACGCGCATCCTGGCCATCGCAAATCAGAAGGGCGGCGTGGCGAAGACCACGACGACGGCGTCGGTGGGGGCCGCCCTCGCTGCACAGGACCTGTCGGTGCTCGTGGTCGATCTCGACCCGCAAGGCTGCCTGACCTTCTCCCTCGGCCACGACCCGGACCAGATCACCGCATCGGTGCACGACGTCCTGATCGGCGCCGAGGACATCACCGACGTCCTCCTCGACACCGACGATCAGGTGACCCTGCTGCCGGCCACCATCGACCTGGCGGGCGCCGAAGCCCTGCTGCTGATGCGGCCGGGGCGCGAGTACGCGCTCAAACGCGCGCTCGCCGAGGTGTCCCAGGACTACGACGTCGTGCTCATCGACTGCCCGCCGTCGCTGGGCGTCCTGACCCTCAACGGACTCACCGCGGCCGACGAGGTGGCGATCCCGCTCCAGTGCGAGACGCTCGCGCACCGCGGCGTCGGCCAACTGCTGCGCACGGTGACCGAGGTCCAGCAGATCACCAATCCGGAGCTGAAGATCCTCGGCACGGTGGCGACCCTGTTCGACGCGCGGACCACGCACAGTCGCGATGTGCTCGCCGACGTCGCCGACCGCTACGACATGCCGGTGCTGAACCCGCCGATCCCGCGCACCGTCCGGTTCGCCGAGGCGTCGGCGTCGGGGGCGTCGGTGATGCGCGGTCGCAAGAACAAGGGCGCCACCGCGTACCGGGAACTCGCCGAGAACCTGCGTGAGTACTGGGGTGGCGCGGAACTGGCCACCTACGAACTCACGGAGTAG